The following are encoded together in the Armatimonadota bacterium genome:
- the srlD gene encoding sorbitol-6-phosphate dehydrogenase translates to MALPDTYPDKSVCARVENKVAFVTGGAQGLGEAICAHLAANGAQVMVADLNAEGAQQVAAEIAAKYGTKSLGIGCDITDEADVEKSFATLKAELGPVDIVVSNAGILISGPITEFDVSKWRKVVDVNLVGYMVVAKHAALQMIGRGGSIIQINSKSGKTGSSKNSAYAASKFGGIGLTQSLALELAEYGIRVNSICPGNLLDSPLWVDSLYEQYAKRWNKTVEEVRAMYVDKVPMKRGCTYADVCGLLVYLASDESSYVTGQALNVDGGQTMH, encoded by the coding sequence ATGGCATTGCCGGATACATACCCAGACAAGTCCGTTTGCGCCCGTGTCGAAAACAAGGTCGCATTTGTCACCGGTGGCGCGCAGGGCCTCGGTGAGGCCATCTGCGCCCATCTTGCCGCCAATGGTGCCCAGGTGATGGTGGCCGACCTCAACGCAGAGGGTGCGCAACAAGTTGCCGCCGAAATCGCCGCCAAGTACGGCACGAAGTCTCTTGGCATCGGCTGCGACATCACCGATGAGGCCGACGTTGAGAAGAGCTTCGCCACCCTCAAGGCCGAACTGGGTCCCGTCGACATTGTGGTGAGCAACGCGGGGATCCTGATCTCCGGCCCCATCACTGAGTTTGATGTGAGCAAGTGGCGCAAAGTGGTGGACGTCAACCTTGTGGGTTATATGGTGGTGGCCAAGCACGCCGCTCTGCAGATGATTGGCCGCGGTGGCAGCATCATCCAGATCAACAGCAAGTCCGGGAAGACCGGAAGCAGCAAGAACAGCGCGTACGCCGCCAGTAAGTTCGGCGGCATCGGACTCACCCAGAGCCTTGCGCTTGAGCTTGCCGAATACGGCATCCGTGTAAACTCCATCTGCCCGGGTAATCTGCTGGACTCCCCCCTGTGGGTGGACAGCCTTTACGAGCAGTATGCGAAGCGCTGGAACAAGACGGTGGAAGAAGTCCGCGCCATGTACGTGGATAAGGTCCCGATGAAGCGCGGCTGCACCTATGCGGACGTCTGTGGGCTGCTGGTGTAC